AGTGGTTGCAAATAATCCTTGCAGCACTATAAATTGAGAAAAATCCTTCTGCCTGGAACTTCAGAGCACTAAATTTTATGACCTTTCATTATAATCTCTAGCCCCTTAAAATCTCCAGTGTTTTATATCTAAGACACAAAACACTTGCCTCAAAAGAAGGCAACTGCCTTTTTGGAATAAGTGAGCATCTTGTATTAATGAAACTTTACCAAAATATTTTGGTTGCTTTGACAAGATCTGAGCTTTATAATCGTTTGTATACTATAGCCTTTAATGTAACTATTTTCTAATCTGAATTTTTCAAAGCtttagaaacttttttaaaaatggaaaagtaGTTCTACACAGTGAAATATAGATTAAaccaaagaaaaaatacatctcACACTATACGCATGAGCAAAAAGTAAGAATCAGTGTCATGCTAGTAGCAGAGGAAGAGTCAGCTCTGGGCAAAGGTCTGAGCCCAACACAAAAGTTTATCTTTCAGCCATGTAGGATTCTGCAAAAGAAGGCTACTGACATTTCCAGAAGATGAAAACTTGCATAGGCCTTTGGTGTTTTCCAATAACAATATTTACAAACTGAACACTTGAGCTAAACAGctaagataaacacacacacacttgagtgTCGGAAATACAGACTACAGCAGAGAGTTGACAATAAGCTGCAAGCAAATAAAGTTCGCTTAAATCTTCCATATGAAATTAACAGTAAGTGGCAAGTAAAGACTTCAACGATTGAGAGTTCTCCAGTTACACTGTCACGCTTCATCTGTTTTCTATATCTTGAAAAATTACAGCTAAGCACGACTGAAGCAAACAATTAGAAGCttcataaaatgaaaataatttacAACTTATTTCCTAAATGTCTGTCCAACGTTGCAGGTCTGAAAAAAATGAAGGCTCAAGAGTTCATTTCCAGAGCCACAGCTAAACTATGAAgcaattttaaaagtattttgagAAATTTTAAATGCTTCCTTGTCAGATAATCTGCTCAGAGCCAGATGTGCCAACAGGTGCACTGAGGAATTCATGCTCACATAAAACATGTTTGTACTTGGGGGTACAAAGTGGAGAATCTTTGGCCCGCCAGGCCTCTGAATCTGGCCCAAGATTACAAAGTGCTATGTTTGGATTGGAGAGGAGTGATCTCTTATCTCTACTCATAGCATTAAGCATCACAATGCTAAGATCGGCGATAAGCACCTGCTTGCTCTTGGAAAGGCAGCAGACAGAAGCTCATCTCTTAGAGTTATGGGACTATAACACTAGAGTTGGAGATGACCCTGTGGCTTGAACTTTGAATCACTGGGTGTCATTTGACATGACCCACCTGCCAAAATGACCGGCAGATGGAGGGAACAGATCACGATCTGGTCTTCAAAGTGGATCTGGTTCCTCAGCCTTGGCTTGGTCTATGGCAATATCCCTAGCATTTGTTGTGGTTATTTTAAAGTTCTTTCAAAAATTCTTCAATTACCATTCAGCCACACAGGAGAACTCGGAAGTTCCCATGTCTGAAAGTTAAAAtcactttttattgttattgtttttaatagtTAAAATGGTTAGAAATATTTTATAGGAAGCATTTAATAAATTCAAATCAATACAGTGGAAAGTTCCTGGAATCGCTtgaattatttgcatctgtctAAAGAGATTATAAGCCCAAGGCTGTTTTCAAACACAACAATCTTGCTAAATTGCATAGGCGGGCATTACTTTGCGACCCTTACATAGCAATACAGTTTCACATTCTATGTCCATACAGGGGTGTGGTTTGCGGGAAAATACCCATACCAAATATGGTGGGAGAAACCGGACAGCCGTAACTGTAATCTTCAACAAATAGAATCTGAGCAACAAATACTATATATTGAAATACTATATATTCAACTGGCCCAGAATACAGCAGTCAGGTAAAAAACAAGAGCAGCTTATCAGGAGCATGCTACTCTCTTGCTGAAACAGCTCCACTAGGTTTTAATTTATTTCCAGGACCATTTCAAAGAGCTGGTGATGATACACTTGTGTGTCCCATTAACTCTAACCGTACATTTGACTCTAGCCATATAGGACCTTCTTCATTAGTTGCCCCATTGGTTCATGAGGGAGCCTACCTTGCACTATCTTCAATGGTGTTCTGCAGCATGGCAAAGACGAGTCAATTCAGTTTGTCATTTCAACTATGCTGTGGGAGTTTGGGGCACCATTCCCCCTATTCTTGAAGTTTTATGGAACATTCTGGATCCTTATGTAagcaaaatggcaccatccacaTATAAGAGTGAGGGGAAACCCAAAGGCTTGTAGAAGGACAAAAAACATCACCGAAAAACCCtcaggaagggaggaaaaaataGAAAGCCCTGGAGGCAGACATGACGCATGCCATGCGACAACATTTTTGTTGCAGATCTCACTTGTGACAGTAATTTTAAGACTGGCTAGTCTACTTGGTAATCTTTGTAATCTTTCACTCTGTTACAGAAGTGGTTCTGTAATATTGGCTCTCGTTTGTTTTCCAACTTAGGCTTTAAAGCGGGATAcagaagttttaaaataaatatgtcaAGGCAAACTGACCATGCTTCACTTAAAGCTACAGAAGATACTCACGAAAAGTTCCACTTTTCTGCATTACAAGACCAGAGCTCAGCTATTTTTAATTTCCAAGAGGTATACCCTCAATGATGCAAGCAATTCCTAACTTGAGGGAAAGCGTTAGAATATAGCTTGCATTGCATGGATTTATCAGTTTCTGAGCCATTCAAAATTGTTAAGCACTATGAAAATAAAGGGATCCATGAGTTTATTAAACTGTTTAACAGTGCAGTCTTATACCTGCCCAAACAGAAGTATATGCTCCACTAACTGTAACAGGATTTGCAGCCTAAGACAGTCTATTTCTAGGTTTAACACAAAGAAATAATTGAAGTTAGATGTTTTCATAATATGGTGAAAATGAACCTTAAACCCTCAAAATTGCCAAAAAAAAGAGTAGGCAACACTTTTGGAACTAAGCAACATTTTAAGCACACTAAGTTCCTATTTATAACAAGCCACAAGAATTCAAGGAAAGAAAGTTTGGAATCAAGCTTGATTCTGAAAGTTGTGCCTATCTAAAGCTGCTCATATTCACAGTGCCTCACAATGGAAATGTGACCTATTGTCTCGTTCTTTTCCATTGATCGAACACATCCTCAAAATTACCAGAGTGCTCAGACTGAGTGAAAGTGAGAATGGTAGTGAAGAGGGCACAGCtaaagctccccacccccacaagatCTGGTGTTATTAACATTACCTGAATATTAACTCATCTAGAAAATCCACACTTCGGTTTTAATGTGTTGCTTCAATTATGAGTGAGGGTCTGAGTCAGAATTATGAGCAAGGGTCTGATTAACTTACTTTGCTTCATTCTTTGGAAGTCACTGATTCTGTccttttttaaatgttctttttcaGCTTTCTGATTATCTAGGACGTGATCAGGAATCAAATGCTGAAGAGGATTTGGTGGGATCTGCTTTATGATGTCAGCATTTCCATCCTGGTTACTGTTTACACCTGGAAGTGCACAAAAAACAATTAAAGCACTTTGACTATTTGCACTGTTCAGGCACAAGGAAAAGCAGCTTATGAATTAAGTCCTTTCTGAAGGGCAAGGGATCCCCTggtgtggttttttgtgtgttttttaaacttcaTTACGAATTTTTCTCCAAACATTGCTGACACCTGTGCTTTCATTTTCTCAGTAGTCAAGGCAGAGAATGGGGAAGAAGGAGTGTCATCCATTATCGGCTATTGATACTTCTGTCACACTTCTTTTAAAAGCTTAAGAGGAATGCTGCAAATACATCATTGGAAGCATCAGGCTTTCTCCATGCCTGGACGTTACTTTCTTACCAAGTCTAGTGACCACTTGTGTCACTCAAACCACTTTGTCCATTCTTTaatttaatgtatggtgtggagacagcagtggtttccaacctttttttggccatgccccacttaAGTATCTTTAAAATCCTGACACCCCCCCATCCCCCgggacatataattcttattattcaaaaagtgaactcctattcaagtggaggaagcctaaaaggccattcactgttaataacccattcttgaattgccccccccttaaaaatcaaattgcccccgcCCCACATTGGGAACAAACTGGATTAACTTCAGCCCTTTTACAAGTTAAATTAACCTTGTCAGTATTTGCTTCTCACTTCCACTCTCTGGTGATTATCGCCTCTCTGTTCCCTGGGATTGCTCACTTTACAAATAAAAGCTGCCCACATGTACACCTTCACGCTTCTAATTCCTAAATAATGTCTGCTTTGTAATGTCTTTGCTAAACTTGAGAAACAGAGAAGGAAGGTGGTGGTTTTAAACACTCCTAAATAAGTTTTAGATCACATTCACCTTGGCTCTGCATAAAGACTAAAGGAGAGACCAGACTGAGAACAACTTTTTTTCTCTTAAGACCATTTATTTCAACAAGTCTACTGTACGtataacttaaaggtaaagggacccctgaccattaggtccagtcgcgggggttgcagcgctcatcttgctttattggccgaggaagctggcagtCATCCCCGTTGACTCTTAGCAGGCTGGGGAAGAACTGGTGACCTCATTCCGCCATAAGAGAGTGAGGAATAACCTGCTTTAGAACGCCCTTCACTGAAGGAGAATATTTACTCCTGTTTTAACGACACACCAGGGACTTCTTACCTTGAGCCAGATTTGGAGCATGGGGCTTTTCTGTTGGAAGATTTCCATTGGGTTGAGGTTCATTCTGAGAAGCTGAAACAAGTGGCTTCTTcaaagctaaacaaacaaaatcacACTATGACTCACTGATCTACTAATACCAATGGCACATCCTAAGGCAACCACTGAGCGCACTGTTCAAAAAGAGAACTGatatgttctgttggaagccgcccagagtggctggggaaacctagccagatgggcggggtataaatattattattattattattattattattaatttgtgttCTGCAAAGGGCTGATTTCTGACAAGTGAACCAAGATTGGTACAAATGCAGTTGTTGTCAGAAGCTCTTCTCTATTTTCAAGATAAGCTATACAGAAGCAGGGGCTTTCCTGCAAGGGCCAGAATCCAGTATACTATAACAAAAGTTTGTGCTTTCACCAGTTTGAAATGTTTtgtcagggcagcatttgctagCGTTCATATGCCGAGAAGAGTTAAGTGCAATTTTGCAgggttgcaaaaaaagaagaaagctccCTCTCCCTATTTATACTTCTAATTGATGAGCAAGAATCAGTGGCAACTAATTCTTCCAGTTTATACTAAGAATCAAGACAACAGGGAATCCAGAAATTCTGGTGCAGCATCTCTTTTTATTTCACATCTGATAACTGCATAAGCCAATAGCACTTCACCCCCCTTCAGGCAAGTCCTCTTGTAAACTACCTTGGTCACCTTTGGCAACAAACTGAAATCTGACATAGCTAGCCCTTTCTCTGGAGTTGAAATCAGTAACCtatctaaaaaaacacacaaactgctGAGGGAGGAAATGGGTATTTCAGAATTATCAAAAATAATAGATTTTAGATTACTtagaaatagtagtagtagtagtagtaaaatatATATAGCTTTGCTAACCAGTGAGTGTATCTTCAGCTTTAGCAGCGTCATTCTCTTCTATCCCAGGCATGCCTGCATCATCTCCTGGTTTCATTTTCTCTGTCAAGACAagaagaaatttctctccttaCTGCTGCTTACTTTTAAGTTCTAAGTGGATTCAGAATTGTTACAGGGACTGGACTAGAGGTAGTAGATCATAGTTGCTGAACAGAAAGCAATACATCTCCCTCAGTGAGCTAGCTGCAAAGGCAGGCAACTTTCTCCAAGACTTCATTGCTGGCCAATGGTAAAAATGACACCAGATCTGTGCCTCAAGACTGAGGAGTTCCTAGCCAGCCAGGTACTCTGCATTCTCCCAAGACACTTAAGAGATACATAGTGATATGACCCAGAATTGTACTAGACAGACCTTTGCCATCTGAGATATTGTTGATGGAAGGTGTTTCATTCCTAATTACATTCTTTTCATCCAACTGTTGCGTTGTCTTCAATATTGTTGGATTATTGCTCAGGTTGCTCTCAATATCCTTACTGGACTGGCTTCTGTGAGCAGCCTGCTGCAAAAATGTAAAGAACCAACTATGAAACACATTCGTTCACATTTGAATTAGACATCCTGTGTGCTTGTCAGTCCATTAGGATGATTCAGTCTGTTGTCAATGGAAATACACTTCTACTTCTATCTCAACCAAGTTTTGTTCTTTTCTCATAACAAAGTCTAACATCAAATTTATGGATAGAACTGATGTacgccagatgggcggcgtataaataataaattttattattattatcatgattattatcattatcatcatggCAACAGGGGTGCTGGAAACCCATCCTAGAATCATGCAGCAAGCAGTGAAGGGTAGGATGCAAAGCGATCATCTATCCATTCCCAAGTGGAGCGAAAGCTGGTTAGATCatacataggcaaactcggctctacaactcccatgatccctagctaacaggtcagggatgatgggaattgtagtaccaaaacatctggggggccgaggGCCTATGCCTCGGTTAGAGCCTGACCCTTTTCTTAATGAGTAACTAGAGAGGAAATTACCAAAGGAAAATGGTATTTCAAACAATTCTCAAGTGTCTATaaaaaatgataggaacatatGAAGATACGTTCTTGGACATtcccagcactacctggagatgctggggattaaacctgggacctcctgcatccAAGGAAGATGCTCTCTCTACCCCTCAAATATGGCCCTTCACAGCCTTAAACAACTGAGCATTTAGATGATGTACCTTTTGGTCTTGTGTAACTTGGTCCTCTAACTTTCTCATATTTTCTTCATGCTGCATCCTCAGTTCTTTGATCTGATGTCCACACTGAAAACTGGCAGAACAGATAATGTACAACAGAGGTAACAAATTTTATAACTTGCCCCAAGAATGACACATGTTTTATATGCTCCGCCTTAGTACCGCCTAAGTACTATTTGTTTCTGGAACAAAACTATCTCTTTCCCTTGCAAGGCACTGAATGTATGAATCCAGTCTTTCGGTCCATCTAGCCTAGATCAGTCATCAACACCAGCTGGTAGTGTTTCTCTAAAGTCCGAGGCAAGAGGGATATTTCCCAAGATCATAGAATCCTGGAGTTGATGACAGAAGTCCACAGATCCTTTTAAGtgaagatgccaaggactgaagctCCTATCTTctacatacaaagcagatgctctaccacaatATTATGGATGCTCTTTGCAAAGGAAAGAGCTGCAACCTCTACTAAGACTTGAGTTCTAAATTAAGGTGACTCTCCTCATGGACACATGAACGGCAATAAAATtgttagcacatttgcaaagctaagcagggactggtatggtttcaaattggatgagggattgcatgctgagattcctgcattgcagggggttgaactagatgacccttgtggtcctttccaactatgattctatgaataagtGCCACAAGAATTGAAATCTCCTGTCAGACCTTTCCTTATCAAACCATTGTGTTTGCTTATTCCTTGCCTGAGGCAGGAGGTGGAACATGGAATTGGCTCTCCCTCCATTCCACATAACATAGCAAACTGTGAGGCACCCTCCACTGTGTTGACTGATGGTGTTGTAGGATAATCAATACATTTTGGGTGCAGCGATTGCCATCCCTCAGGAATTCTACCTTGGATACCTTGATTAACGGGTTCTGAGCAccatttcttttgcttcttttagCAAGCAAGTCAAAATCATGAAGTTTCACTAGTCTCCTTTTCAGTGAGGGCAGAAAGGGCACTACCCTACCACAGCTGTCCTAAAATATGCTTTTCTTCTAATTCCTTCTGCATATAGCTAATAAAGGATGCTGATGTCAAAAGCAGGACTCCACTTTGATCTGAAAGTTCATGGCATAGCTAAGCTGGAAAGACTCTGCAGAACTCTGTATTATTAGAATACATTGGCATCAGTTCAGATTTATATATTACTATGCTCACCTTTCATACTCCAACCTTTTCAGAAGTTGTGTATTGTTGTTCCTATATTCATGAAGCTGGTCCTCTTGACGAATAAATTCTTGACGCAACTCTGCGAGTTGTTCTAAGGCAAAGTGTAAAAGTCAAAATGGTTAGAAAAATAATGCCTTCATAACTTAAATGCAACTTCCCCCCACAAGTTGGGAAATTGTTATTTTTCCACTGCTAAAATAGAATGTTCTGTATACACTAATGTCTTGGACAAGTGATACGAAACCTAAAATATAACTGTTTAGGAACCTCATTACAAAATAGAagaaaacttgtgtgtgtgtgtgtgaaagaggtgTTACTTTTCTTTCTGGAGTCTCCGCGGCATAATACGGTCTCAGTGATGCCACATTCAATTTTTAGTATCTTATGCTTGTATTTTAGTAAAGCAAACTCTTACAGCTGCTGCATCTTGCAAACTATAATGTTAGGGCCCAAGGAGCCACAGCACTTATTAATTGACATCCTGCCCATCATTCAAACTCAGAGGAGTGTAcatatttctttcccctccccctttatctTCACAACACTTTAATGTAGATTAGGGTCCAAGATCACCCAATCAACTTCATGGATGTATGGGGATTTAACTTGGGTCTGCATGTGCATCTATCTTTGTAAAGCATTGCCATTTACTCTCTAGCACCCTTTATATATGAACAAATATCATTGTTGGAAAGGGTATGGCATAATGTTATTTATTTCACATGACTTCCATTCTGTGAGAACATGACTTTGTAGCTTCACCTGACAAAGCAGTGTAAGAAGATTACCAGCGGTAATCAACCATATTAGAGACCATACTACAGTGGTGTGTTGTTGCATAAACAAAGCAATTCTTTTACTTATAGCAATGTAAGATCTCCACCAGAAGACTTGTACATTATTTTAATGTTATAGCACTTGGCTGTACAACTGATAGAAGTCACTGTCTATGCTATAACTTCAACTCTccctttaaaaaccaaaacactgCTGCATATCTAAGGTCTATGAGATATTTGAGGGCACATTTGCAGAATTTGTAACAAAACAGAACTCATGTTCTCATCTTTGAGGCAGAAACAGAAAAGGGATAATGGCAAGCGAGGCAATGGCCCTTCTATGCCAGATAAACGAACACAGcatgttattttttaaagaaaggctcTAGCTCATGTCAAGAGGAAGAGTATTAGGAAAACTTGACAGTTGCAAAGTTTTAAGCTTTGCTTAgcaatacaagtaaaataaaccTGCTATATTAGATCTCTAGGGCACCAAAAACTTTTCCAATTCACAATTCTCCAAATAATCCACATCACCAGTTGCTACTTTGCTACCAGCATACTTTCTT
The nucleotide sequence above comes from Podarcis raffonei isolate rPodRaf1 chromosome 14, rPodRaf1.pri, whole genome shotgun sequence. Encoded proteins:
- the GOLM2 gene encoding protein GOLM2 isoform X4 is translated as MVGFGANRRGGRLPSFLFVALLLVIAVLAFNYWTTSSRQTVLQEEVAELQGQAKRSDVARGRLEKRNSELLLQGELHKKQLEQKEAEHSQLSNQLQAREGQIRKCEESRIKLQNNISYQMADIHRLKEQLAELRQEFIRQEDQLHEYRNNNTQLLKRLEYESFQCGHQIKELRMQHEENMRKLEDQVTQDQKAAHRSQSSKDIESNLSNNPTILKTTQQLDEKNVIRNETPSINNISDGKEKMKPGDDAGMPGIEENDAAKAEDTLTALKKPLVSASQNEPQPNGNLPTEKPHAPNLAQGVNSNQDGNADIIKQIPPNPLQHLIPDHVLDNQKAEKEHLKKDRISDFQRMKQNDEERELQMDIADYGKPHFNDVL
- the GOLM2 gene encoding protein GOLM2 isoform X1; translation: MVGFGANRRGGRLPSFLFVALLLVIAVLAFNYWTTSSRQTVLQEEVAELQGQAKRSDVARGRLEKRNSELLLQGELHKKQLEQKEAEHSQLSNQLQAREGQIRKCEESRIKLQNNISYQMADIHRLKEQLAELRQEFIRQEDQLHEYRNNNTQLLKRLEYESFQCGHQIKELRMQHEENMRKLEDQVTQDQKQAAHRSQSSKDIESNLSNNPTILKTTQQLDEKNVIRNETPSINNISDGKEKMKPGDDAGMPGIEENDAAKAEDTLTALKKPLVSASQNEPQPNGNLPTEKPHAPNLAQGVNSNQDGNADIIKQIPPNPLQHLIPDHVLDNQKAEKEHLKKDRISDFQRMKQSRFFDENESPVDPQHGSKLADYNGDDGNVGEYEADKQAELAYNEEEDGDGGEEDVQDDEERELQMDIADYGKPHFNDVL
- the GOLM2 gene encoding protein GOLM2 isoform X3, which encodes MVGFGANRRGGRLPSFLFVALLLVIAVLAFNYWTTSSRQTVLQEEVAELQGQAKRSDVARGRLEKRNSELLLQGELHKKQLEQKEAEHSQLSNQLQAREGQIRKCEESRIKLQNNISYQMADIHRLKEQLAELRQEFIRQEDQLHEYRNNNTQLLKRLEYESFQCGHQIKELRMQHEENMRKLEDQVTQDQKQAAHRSQSSKDIESNLSNNPTILKTTQQLDEKNVIRNETPSINNISDGKEKMKPGDDAGMPGIEENDAAKAEDTLTALKKPLVSASQNEPQPNGNLPTEKPHAPNLAQGVNSNQDGNADIIKQIPPNPLQHLIPDHVLDNQKAEKEHLKKDRISDFQRMKQNDEERELQMDIADYGKPHFNDVL
- the GOLM2 gene encoding protein GOLM2 isoform X2, translating into MVGFGANRRGGRLPSFLFVALLLVIAVLAFNYWTTSSRQTVLQEEVAELQGQAKRSDVARGRLEKRNSELLLQGELHKKQLEQKEAEHSQLSNQLQAREGQIRKCEESRIKLQNNISYQMADIHRLKEQLAELRQEFIRQEDQLHEYRNNNTQLLKRLEYESFQCGHQIKELRMQHEENMRKLEDQVTQDQKAAHRSQSSKDIESNLSNNPTILKTTQQLDEKNVIRNETPSINNISDGKEKMKPGDDAGMPGIEENDAAKAEDTLTALKKPLVSASQNEPQPNGNLPTEKPHAPNLAQGVNSNQDGNADIIKQIPPNPLQHLIPDHVLDNQKAEKEHLKKDRISDFQRMKQSRFFDENESPVDPQHGSKLADYNGDDGNVGEYEADKQAELAYNEEEDGDGGEEDVQDDEERELQMDIADYGKPHFNDVL